A window of Mycolicibacterium madagascariense genomic DNA:
TCGTCGAGTGTCGACCCCGGTGAGAGGTAACCGCCGTAGGGCTGAGCAAGCTGGTTGTCGTCGGGGGGCGGAAGTGCGTCGGCATCCTCGGGCCACTCGCCCGCGAACACGACCGTGGTGACCGGCGCGGTCCCGAGGCTCGTCGGGTCGTTCGCGACGCGCACCTCCATGTTGCCCGTACTCGCATTGAAGTACGACAGTACGGTCTTGCCGTCGACCTGTCGGATGCTCATCTCGCCGATCTTGTCTCCCCACAACGGCTTTGGCGCCTTGCCCCAGACACCGTCGCCGGACCAGGCCTGCCAGCTCGACCGGTCGGTGAACCGCTGCGGCGTGGCGCGGTACAGCTCGACCGGTGCGCTGCGGTCGAAGTCGTTGGCGACCACGTACACCCATCCGCGCGGCGAGTCCGGCGTGGGAATCGGATCGTAGTAACCACTGATCTGCGACTGCCTGCCATGCGCATAGCTCGCCGGTCGTTGCGAGCCTGGTACAGTCGGCCAATTACCCTGTGCAGCAGAGGCTTTCACCAGGCGGGAAGTCGAGGGGACCAGATCCTTGGTGGTCGTCACCAGCAGATAGTTCTCGCGGTTGATCTGCACGATGCCTGCGGGCAGTTGCGAGACTCCCGGTGGGCTGGGGTCGGCGAGCAGCGGTGCGTCCGTTCCGGTGACGCCGTAGTACCGCACGCCCGTCGGCTCGTCGACGGAGTCCATGTCGACGTGCAGGGCGATCGGCGCGAAGTGCGGTCCGAAGGCCACACCCTGTCCGGCGAAGCTGTCCCCACAGACCTGCAGTAGGCCGCTGGGAAACTCCATGAACTCGCACAGATCCGTGGCGCCGATGCCGTAATCGCCCGTCGCCGTGCCCGTTCCCGCGGAGGCTCCGATGAGCATCACCTGCCCGGGCGCCAGCGGCGCGAGGACGGGCTGCGGTGCGGGCGCCGGCGGATCGGCGTGCGCATCGGGCATGGGCAGGGGCAGCGGCAGGACCAGGGCGCAGGAGAGCGCCACGGCCACCGCCCTGATCACAACTGTGCGGCGAGCAGCTCGGCAATCTGAATCGTGTTGAGCGCCGCGCCCTTTCGGAGATTGTCACCCGAGACGAACAGGGCGAGCCCACGCCCGTCGGGCACCCCGGGGTCGGTGCGGATGCGTCCGACGAGGGAGTCGTCCGTGCCTGCGGCGGCCAACGGCGTCGGCACGTCGACCAGCTGAACGCCGGGCGCCGACGCCAGGAGCTCCTTCGCCCGCTCCGGCGACAGTGGCTGTGCGAATTCGACGTTCAGCGACAGCGAGTGGCCGGTGTAGACCGGCACCCGCACACACGTTCCGCTGACGGACAGATCGGGAATGCCGAGGATCTTGCGGCTCTCGTTGCGCAGCTTCTGGTCCTCGTCGGTCTCACCGGAGCCGTCGTCGACCAGCGATCCGGCCAAGGGCACCACGTTGAAGGCGATCGGCGCGACGTACTTGTTGGGCGCGGGGAACGTCAAAGCGGACCCGTCGTGCACCAGCTGCTCGCTGTCCTCCACGACGGCGCGGGCCTGACCGTAGAGCTCCTCGACGCCGGCCAGCCCGCTGCCCGAGACCGCCTGGTAGGTCGAGGCGATCATGCGGACCAGGCCCGCCTCGTCGTGCAGCACCTTGAGGACCGGCATCGCGGCCATGGTCGTGCAGTTCGGGTTGGCGATGATGCCCTTGGGTCGGTTGGCCGCATCGCGTTCGAAGTTGACCTCCGACACCACGAGTGGGACGTCGGGGTCCTTGCGCCAGGCCGAGGAGTTGTCGACGACGACGGCGCCCGCCGCCGCGAACCGCGGCGCTTGGACGCGAGACATCGTGGCCCCGGCCGAGAACAGCGCGATGTCGAGGCCCGACGGGTCGGCCGTCGCGGCGTCCTCGACCGCGATCTGCTGGCCCTTGAACTCCAACTTCTTGCCCTGCGACCGCGCGGAGGCGAAGAACCGCACGCTGGTCGCCGGAAAGTCGCGCTCCTCGAGCAGACGGCGCATCACCTGACCGACCTGACCGGTCGCTCCCACCACTCCGATGCTCACCATGTCAGATCCCCGTCCCCGCATACACGATCGCTTCCTCGTCCCCGCCGAGGTGGAATGCCTCGTGCAGCGCGCTGACCGCCTTGTCGAGCTCAGTGTCCTTGACCAACACCGAGATTCGGATCTCCGAAGTCGAGATGAGGTCGATGTTGACGCCGACCGCGGCCAGCGCCTCGCAGAACGTGGCGGTGACGCCGGGATGGCTGCGCATGCCCGCACCGATCAGGGACACCTTGCCGATGTGGTCGTCGTACAGCACGGCGCTGAAGCCGATCTCGCGCTGCAGCGCGCTGAGCTTCTCGACGGCGCCGGGGCCGCTCTCGCGCGAGCACGTGAACGTGATGTCGGTCTTGCCGTCCTCGATCTTGGAGACGTTCTGCAGCACCATGTCGATGTTGACGTCGGCGTCGGCCACGGCACGAAACACCTTGGCGGCGTAGCCGGGAACGTCGGGCAGCCCGACGACGGTGACCTTCGCCTCGCCGCGGTCGTGGGCGACCCCGGTGAGGATGGCGTCTTCCATGGGGATGTCCTCCATCGATCCTTTGACGAGCGTGCCCGGCTTGTCGGAGTACGACGAGCGGACGTGTATCGGAACGTCGTAACGGCGGGCGTATTCCACGCAGCGCAGCATCAGCACCTTGGCGCCCGCCGCCGCCATCTCGAGCATCTCCTCGAAGCTGACGGTGTCCAGGTGCCGGGCGTTGGGCACGATGCGCGGGTCGGCGGTGAAGATGCCGTCGACGTCGGTGTAGATCTCGCACACGTCGGCGTCCAGTGCCGCGGCCAGCGCGACGGCGGTGGTGTCGGAGCCGCCGCGCCCGAGCGTGGTGACGTCCTTGCTGTCCTGGCTGACGCCCTGGAAGCCGGCGACCAGGACGATGAGGCCCTCGTCGAGCGCGCTGCGCAGCCGCCCCGGGGTGACGTCGATGATCTTTGCGTTGCCGTGCGTGCCGGTCGTGATCACCCCGGCCTGCGAGCCGCTGAACGACCGCGCCTGGGCGCCGAGCGAATGGATCGCCATCGCCACCAGGGCGTTGGAGATGCGTTCCCCCGAGGTCAGCAGCATGTCCATCTCGCGCGGCGGCGGCGCCGGGCTCACCTGGCGGGCGAGGTCGAGCAGGTCGTCGGTGGTGTCACCCATGGCGGAGACGACCACGACGACGTCGTTGCCCGCCTTCTTGGTCTCGACGATGCGCTCGGCGACGCGGCGGATGCGGTCGGCGTTCGACACCGAGGATCCGCCGTATTTCTGCACGACGAGCGCCACTTCTAGCCTTTCTGCCCTGAGTGAAGTCCCGTCAAGGATAAGGGGTCGGCGGACCCGTTCTTCCCCGTCGCGTCCGCCGGTAGCGTGAGCCACCGTGACCAACCGACTGGCCGACACCCGCGTGGCGATTCACGAACCGATTGCCGCCCGCTGGAGTCCACGGGCGTTCGACCCGGCGGCGACGGTCGGTCCGGAGCCGGTGACGGCGTTGCTCGAGGCGGCCCGCTGGGCTGCGACCTGGGGCGGTCGGCAGCCGGTGCGCTTCCTGGTGGGCCTGCGCGGCGACGCGACGTTCGACGCTCTCGGGGCGACGCTGAAGCGCGGCAACTCCTATGCGCTGGCCGCGGGCGCGCTGATCCTGGTGTGCGCGGATCAGGGTCCCGACGAGAAGACCGCCATGTATTCGCTGGTCGACGCGGGGGCAGCGATCGCGAACGCCAGCATCGAGGCGGTCGCCCGGGGTCTGGTCGCCCACGCCATGGCCGGCTTCGACGCCGCTGCGGCGTGCGCGACGTTCGGGATCCCCGACGGGGTGCGGCCGGTCGCGGTGCTTGCGGTGGGTTCGCTGGGCGACTACGCCGCGGCCGACGAGTCGATCGTCGAGCGGGACACGCGCCCGCGCGAACGGTTGCCGCTGGAGGAAGTGGCGTTCAGCGGCAGCTGGGGGTCGCCGTTCACGGCGGGCACGTCTGCGCCAGCTGTCTAGCCTGGGCGTCGAACTGCTCGTTGAACACCTTGACGGCCATGCCCGCGGGCGGCATCGGGGCGCCCGGCGCGGTGTGCGCGGCCTGCTCGTTGAAGTTCAGTCGCGCCTCGACCAGCCAGCCGGCGGTCCTGGCCATGTCCTTGGCGGGCCCGCTGAGGTCCTTGTCGGTCACCTTCGCCGCCCGGTCGTTGAGACCGTCGGACCACGCCTGGTAGTCGAGGTCGCTGGGCTCGGTCGCCTTCTCGTAGGATCCCGGGGCGGGGTCGTGGGTCTTGGCGTTCATCGCGTCGATCTGAGTCTTGTTGAACGACAACAACTCCCGCACCGGCGCGCAGGCGGCCGAGGACGGCCCCCTGAAGAACAGCCACCAGATGCCCGCGCCGATCGCCAGGGCCGCCACCATGATCACCGTCGTCAACGGCCGCACTCGTCTCACGCT
This region includes:
- a CDS encoding aspartate-semialdehyde dehydrogenase; the protein is MVSIGVVGATGQVGQVMRRLLEERDFPATSVRFFASARSQGKKLEFKGQQIAVEDAATADPSGLDIALFSAGATMSRVQAPRFAAAGAVVVDNSSAWRKDPDVPLVVSEVNFERDAANRPKGIIANPNCTTMAAMPVLKVLHDEAGLVRMIASTYQAVSGSGLAGVEELYGQARAVVEDSEQLVHDGSALTFPAPNKYVAPIAFNVVPLAGSLVDDGSGETDEDQKLRNESRKILGIPDLSVSGTCVRVPVYTGHSLSLNVEFAQPLSPERAKELLASAPGVQLVDVPTPLAAAGTDDSLVGRIRTDPGVPDGRGLALFVSGDNLRKGAALNTIQIAELLAAQL
- a CDS encoding nitroreductase family protein yields the protein MTNRLADTRVAIHEPIAARWSPRAFDPAATVGPEPVTALLEAARWAATWGGRQPVRFLVGLRGDATFDALGATLKRGNSYALAAGALILVCADQGPDEKTAMYSLVDAGAAIANASIEAVARGLVAHAMAGFDAAAACATFGIPDGVRPVAVLAVGSLGDYAAADESIVERDTRPRERLPLEEVAFSGSWGSPFTAGTSAPAV
- a CDS encoding DUF4185 domain-containing protein; amino-acid sequence: MPDAHADPPAPAPQPVLAPLAPGQVMLIGASAGTGTATGDYGIGATDLCEFMEFPSGLLQVCGDSFAGQGVAFGPHFAPIALHVDMDSVDEPTGVRYYGVTGTDAPLLADPSPPGVSQLPAGIVQINRENYLLVTTTKDLVPSTSRLVKASAAQGNWPTVPGSQRPASYAHGRQSQISGYYDPIPTPDSPRGWVYVVANDFDRSAPVELYRATPQRFTDRSSWQAWSGDGVWGKAPKPLWGDKIGEMSIRQVDGKTVLSYFNASTGNMEVRVANDPTSLGTAPVTTVVFAGEWPEDADALPPPDDNQLAQPYGGYLSPGSTLDELRVFVSQWDTSPQADHAPYRVIQFAVNPFKP
- a CDS encoding aspartate kinase; its protein translation is MALVVQKYGGSSVSNADRIRRVAERIVETKKAGNDVVVVVSAMGDTTDDLLDLARQVSPAPPPREMDMLLTSGERISNALVAMAIHSLGAQARSFSGSQAGVITTGTHGNAKIIDVTPGRLRSALDEGLIVLVAGFQGVSQDSKDVTTLGRGGSDTTAVALAAALDADVCEIYTDVDGIFTADPRIVPNARHLDTVSFEEMLEMAAAGAKVLMLRCVEYARRYDVPIHVRSSYSDKPGTLVKGSMEDIPMEDAILTGVAHDRGEAKVTVVGLPDVPGYAAKVFRAVADADVNIDMVLQNVSKIEDGKTDITFTCSRESGPGAVEKLSALQREIGFSAVLYDDHIGKVSLIGAGMRSHPGVTATFCEALAAVGVNIDLISTSEIRISVLVKDTELDKAVSALHEAFHLGGDEEAIVYAGTGI